Within the Gracilinema caldarium DSM 7334 genome, the region TACAGTACCGTCTGAGGGATACGGGGACCCTCGCAGAGGATACGCTCTGGGGGTTCAGAAAGATTCTGACCATGGGCCGCATCCTTGTATCCATCATAGTAGTCGAAACCGCCCTTCATGGGTTCCTCTACCCGGAACAGGGCCTCATATCCCAGATCTTTGTTCTTCCCCTGCTGTTCCTCTATCCCCTGATGACCGGTCTTATAGGCCGTTACAAACGGGAACAGTACGATGCCGGCGCAGGTATAGCCCCCGATAAGGACAGCCGAAGCCATCAGGTCCGCACCATTGTCATGCTGCTCCTGGGTACCTTTATCCTGGCCTTCCTTGGAGCAGGGACTTCATCCTTACTCCCCATTCAATGGATACTCGCCTTTTTTGCCTGGTTATCCGGTCTCATGCCGAAACGGCCCCCCTTGCCTCCCCAGGTCCCGGAACCGATGCCCCAGATGCCCGATATGGAAGCCCTGAAGCGGGATCTAGAAGCCCTGGAACCGGCTGCTGGTAGTTCCCCTGATTTGACCTTTCTGTGGCTCATCCTCGGGATTTTCAGTGCCGTGGTAGCGGGGCTTTTTATACTTTTCTTTCTGGTTTCGCCCCTGAAATCCCGCTATTTCTGGGAGAAGGTACGGAAGATTTTTTCGCCCCGCCATATTTTGCAGGGACTTCGTAGATTGCTTTCATATTTTAAGCCCCAGAAAGCAGCTCCGATAGAGGGACTGGATCTGGATCCAGATAATCTGAAACAGGTGCGGGACCAATTGGAACGGCTCACTGCAGAAAAAAAGGACCGGCGAAAACAGGCCCAGCTCGGCAAAATGGTAGACCGGTACATCCGCTTTCTCCGCTGGGGAGAATCCATGAAGGTCCCCTGCAGGCCCTCTATGGCCCCCGGTGAATATGCAGAGACCTTAAGTCCCCGTTTCCCTGAACTAGCAGAACCGATTCACTGTATTTCGACCATCTTTGAAGCCGCCCTTTACGGGGACACCCTTATTACCCGGGAACAATGGAACCAGTTCAATACAGCCATCGAAAGAGTCATACACAGTACAAAAAACTAGATCAGCTTGTATACATACAGGGCTTTTTTCTTTCAGCTCAACATATCAACAGGTGCCTCTAAACACTCGGTTAGATTTAAAAGGCGCCTCGACATTCTTGACATTATTGCACAATATTGAAATATTATATATAAACAATATTATATACAAAGGAGTTTTTATGTTTTCTATAACCATACCAATATTACTGAAGGGTTTCCTTGCAGCCTTGATTGTCGGTTTTGTTACAGCTTCTATCCGTTCCTGGGTAGACCGGGTCTTTCTGGTGATCATGCTTACCGGCATTGTAGGCCTGCCTATTGTGCAGGTTATCCAGATCAACTTAATGGTTGTTGCACTGGCCGCATTGCTGGCTCTTTTCCGCCAAAGAAAACACCTGCATGGGGCGGTTCCTCCCGGCTCTCACGAATGGCTGCTTATCACCATACCTGCGGTTATAGGTGGTATTACAGGCAGGGCTCTGGCATTTCAGACAAAGCCAATTTTATTACTTGGACTGCTTGGCATCTATGCCATCCTGGTGGGTTTGCGCATTTTTATCATTAAACCCCTTTCTGAAAAGGAAACAAAAGCCCATCCTGCATGGTTTATTCCGGTGAGTCTTGGAAGCGGGTTCCTCACAGGACTCTTATCCGCTGGAGGGAAACCCTTTGCGGTTCCGCTCTATAACAATGCCATGGGGCATCATCCTCAAAAAGCCTATGCCCTGGCGACTGTGGCCGTAGTAGCCGCCTCTTGGACCGCCCTGGGAACCCAACTGGTATTAAACCTCCCCACATGGCCTCAGCTGATTATGGCATTGTATGAATTTATTCTTGTGACCCTGGTAGCTCTTATAGTTCAGAAATTCTGGAACGAAAAGCTTGCCAAGGTAGTGAACTTTGCTATAGCCCCCATCCTACTCCTGGTTGGGATACGATTTCTGCTTACTGCAATACGGTAAAGCTTTATCAATGTTTACGTGAGCTCAGATTGGGACCAAAGTGATATTCCAGATGTTCCTGGACTAATTGTTCCAGATCCCGTACTTTTTGCCCCTCGGATACCGAAAGCACCCGCTGCTGCCATTGGAGCCAGCCAGT harbors:
- a CDS encoding TSUP family transporter, which produces MFSITIPILLKGFLAALIVGFVTASIRSWVDRVFLVIMLTGIVGLPIVQVIQINLMVVALAALLALFRQRKHLHGAVPPGSHEWLLITIPAVIGGITGRALAFQTKPILLLGLLGIYAILVGLRIFIIKPLSEKETKAHPAWFIPVSLGSGFLTGLLSAGGKPFAVPLYNNAMGHHPQKAYALATVAVVAASWTALGTQLVLNLPTWPQLIMALYEFILVTLVALIVQKFWNEKLAKVVNFAIAPILLLVGIRFLLTAIR
- a CDS encoding DUF4129 domain-containing protein; amino-acid sequence: MAEQERFTEFVHPLIAVSIPACFLFTQVGFFSRWIPSWPVQPLVALLLAVVVGILTVLLGNLFHKERLGFAARLRELIIVTLVLYLAASLVSLLGPGTRAGSPIISSGSASGADSPAASPLLWFPALLRPSLLNITVTSLGLLQWIFSVLIQGALRDRELLLAEIESAQGLELQYRLRDTGTLAEDTLWGFRKILTMGRILVSIIVVETALHGFLYPEQGLISQIFVLPLLFLYPLMTGLIGRYKREQYDAGAGIAPDKDSRSHQVRTIVMLLLGTFILAFLGAGTSSLLPIQWILAFFAWLSGLMPKRPPLPPQVPEPMPQMPDMEALKRDLEALEPAAGSSPDLTFLWLILGIFSAVVAGLFILFFLVSPLKSRYFWEKVRKIFSPRHILQGLRRLLSYFKPQKAAPIEGLDLDPDNLKQVRDQLERLTAEKKDRRKQAQLGKMVDRYIRFLRWGESMKVPCRPSMAPGEYAETLSPRFPELAEPIHCISTIFEAALYGDTLITREQWNQFNTAIERVIHSTKN